One genomic segment of Apostichopus japonicus isolate 1M-3 chromosome 23, ASM3797524v1, whole genome shotgun sequence includes these proteins:
- the LOC139964975 gene encoding uncharacterized protein, with product MMSTTIECKAMTLDSETPRREGVSNATGEERPDGIIPCIDDAAASKPDGIMPDGSVVADNPKDNDNRCNLWKTTLKIGTWNVRTMNSGKIDILTREIERCDVSLCGISEMRWTGKGHLTTSSKHVVYYSGTESRREHGVAIVACLDVARCVLGYNPVSERIITICIQGTPMNFTVIQAYAPTSTSTEDEINAFYEQLQLTIDSVNKRDITVIIGDFNAKVGRQCTNKNVMGNHGLGEQNERGELLIDFCQENGLMILNTLFKQHPRRLYTWSSPDQRYRNQIDYILVQKRWRSSFICAKTYPGADCGTDHQFLVSTMRMKLRRVKKPRKPVRFDVSKIDDMYRVEVKNKFQRLMEMDSEESTPNEFWQDVKQVVLDTAQKTIPKRKNKRKPWLTEKVFDLADQRRKVKEKGLENTDTRREYQDLSRKVQKQIRSDKSDYIKQKCAEVERDSSTNNTKDMFKNIKLLTSKPTTKLNVLKDEDGNILTEENEIKTRWKEYCEKLYASKDDDTQEGEEDQEFEDDPDILLCEVEHAMKKLRRGKAPGVDNIQAELLKESSNEGVAVIHRLCNKIWKTKDWPEDWKRAVFLPLPKKGDTRECANNRTISLISHASKVLLYIIAERIRNKIESELPPEQAGFRKGRGTRNQIGNLRNMMEENAEFQQPLFLCFIDYSKAFDCVQHHKLWRIMKEMGFSTHVIILIKSLYEGQEATVRTECGDSDWFTIGQGVRQGCILSPYLFNIYAEYIMQLALDDFVGQVSIGGRQINNLRYADDTTLLARTAAELQDLIERVKQSSEEYGLYLNVKKTKVMICGGKNDHHIQADGEDVEVVNTFNFLGSLIVDGGGCSQEIRRRLAMARSSAINLTDIWKDRGISRNTKIHIMNALVFPIATYGSETWALGAVDRKKIHAFEMWCWRRMLRISWKERKSNDFVKNQIGAKVTLCQKIDKNKLQYFGHISRREGDNLEKIITQGHVEGHRKRGRPKVRWADGIKEITGMNICAAHRFAQDRSGWNVIINRVTKGQS from the coding sequence ATGATGAGTACAACTATTGAGTGTAAAGCTATGACACTGGATAGTGAGACCCCCAGGCGTGAAGGTGTCTCAAATGCTACTGGGGAAGAGAGGCCAGATGGCATCATACCTTGCATCGATGACGCTGCTGCATCAAAGCCTGATGGAATAATGCCTGATGGAAGTGTAGTAGCCGATAACCCCAAGGATAATGATAACAGATGTAACCTCTGgaaaacaactttgaaaattgGTACCTGGAATGTCAGGACAATGAACAGTGGGAAAATAGACATTCTAACAAGAGAAATTGAACGATGTGATGTTAGCTTATGTGGTATATCAGAGATGAGATGGACAGGGAAAGGACATCTGACAACATCAAGCAAACATGTGGTTTACTATTCTGGAACTGAGAGTAGAAGAGAGCATGGAGTTGCAATTGTTGCATGCCTAGACGTGGCTAGATGTGTTCTCGGATACAACCCTGTTAGTGAAAGAATTATCACCATTTGCATCCAAGGGACACCTATGAATTTTACAGTTATACAAGCCTATGCACCCACCTCTACATCGACTGAAGATGAAATAAATGCCTTTTATGAGCAGCTACAACTGACCATAGACTCAGTCAATAAGAGAGACATCACAGTGATTATTGGGGATTTCAACGCAAAGGTTGGAAGACAGTGTACCAATAAAAATGTGATGGGTAACCATGGACTAGGAGAGCAAAATGAGAGAGGAGAACTGCTAATCGACTTCTGTCAAGAAAATGGCCTGATGATCCTTAATACCCTCTTCAAGCAACACCCACGTAGGCTATATACCTGGTCATCACCAGATCAACGCTACAGAAACCAGATTGACTACATACTGGTCCAAAAGCGATGGAGATCCAGCTTCATCTGTGCAAAAACCTATCCAGGCGCAGACTGTGGAACAGATCATCAGTTTCTGGTTTCAACAATGAGGATGAAATTGAGAAGGGTCAAGAAGCCAAGAAAACCAGTGAGATTTGATGTCAGCAAGATCGATGACATGTATCGAGTGGAAGTGAAAAACAAATTCCAGAGGTTGATGGAGATGGACTCAGAGGAATCCACCCCGAATGAGTTTTGGCAAGATGTCAAGCAGGTTGTATTAGACACAGCACAGAAAACAATCCCCAAACGTAAGAACAAAAGGAAGCCCTGGCTCACAGAAAAGGTGTTCGACTTGGCAGATCAAAGACGGAAGGTCAAAGAAAAGGGACTGGAAAACACAGATACGAGAAGAGAGTATCAGGATTTATCTAGGAAAGTTCAGAAGCAGATCAGGAGTGACAAATCAGACTACATCAAGCAAAAATGTGCTGAAGTGGAACGTGATAGCTCTACAAATAACACCAAGGATATGTTTAAAAACATCAAGCTATTGACTTCAAAACCCACCACCAAACTCAATGTCCTGAAAGATGAAGATGGCAACATCCTGacagaagaaaatgaaattaagaCGAGATGGAAGGAATACTGTGAAAAGTTGTATGCATCCAAAGATGATGACACACAGGAGGGTGAAGAAGATCAAGAATTTGAGGATGACCCAGACATTCTTCTCTGCGAGGTGGAGCATGCAATGAAGAAGCTAAGGAGGGGTAAAGCCCCAGGAGTGGACAATATCCAGGCAGAATTACTTAAGGAAAGCAGCAATGAGGGAGTTGCAGTAATTCATAGATTGTGCAACAAGATATGGAAAACTAAAGATTGGCCAGAGGACTGGAAAAGGGCAGTGTTTCTTCCATTACCCAAAAAAGGTGATACAAGGGAGTGTGCTAACAACCGCACCATCTCACTCATCTCTCATGCAAGCAAGGTTTTGCTCTACATAATTGCGGAaagaataagaaacaaaattgaaagtgaGTTACCACCTGAGCAAGCTGGATTTAGAAAAGGAAGAGGGACAAGAAATCAGATAGGAAACTTGAGGAATATGATGGAGGAAAACGCGGAGTTCCAGCAACCCCTTTTCCTCTGCTTCATTGACTACAGCAAAGCCTTCGACTGTGTTCAACATCATAAGTTGTGGAGAATCATGAAAGAAATGGGCTTCTCTACACATGTGATCATCCTGATAAAATCTTTGTATGAAGGTCAAGAGGCCACAGTTAGAACAGAATGTGGTGACAGCGACTGGTTTACAATAGGTCAAGGAGTGCGCCAGGGATGTATCTTGTCACCGTATCTCTTTAACATCTACGCAGAATACATCATGCAATTAGCTCTAGATGACTTTGTGGGACAGGTATCCATTGGAGGACGCCAGATAAATAATCTTAGATATGCTGACGACACTACCCTACTTGCAAGAACAGCAGCAGAGCTTCAAGACCTTATTGAAAGAGTCAAGCAATCCAGTGAGGAATACGGACTGTACCTCAATGTTAAGAAGACAAAGGTTATGATATGTGGAGGAAAGAATGACCATCATATTCAAGCTGATGGAGAGGATGTTGAAGTAGTCAACACTTTCAACTTCCTGGGCTCTCTGATTGTGGATGGTGGTGGATGCTCACAAGAAATACGACGGCGTCTCGCCATGGCTAGATCATCTGCTATAAACCTCACTGACATCTGGAAAGACAGAGGGATCTCAAGGAACACCAAGATCCATATAATGAATGCTTTGGTCTTTCCAATCGCTACATATGGGTCTGAGACGTGGGCTTTGGGAGCAGTAGACAGAAAGAAAATCCATGCTTTTGAAATGTGGTGTTGGAGGAGGATGCTGAGGATATCATGGAAGGAACGTAAGTCAAATGATTTTGTCAAGAACCAAATTGGAGCGAAGGTTACCTTATGTCAGAAGATAGATAAGAACAAGCTGCAGtattttggacacatttctAGGAGAGAAGGTGACAACTTGGAGAAGATCATTACCCAAGGTCATGTTGAGGGTCATCGAAAACGTGGTAGGCCAAAAGTTCGATGGGCTGACGGGATAAAAGAGATCACCGGCATGAACATCTGCGCAGCTCACCGATTTGCCCAGGATAGAAGTGGTTGGAACGTCATCATCAATAGGGTCACAAAGGGTCAGTCATGA